The genomic stretch GCGTCCTAAACTCGGTTTTAATGCGGCAAAAGGGCGTGCTGCAGTTGCAGCTTCAATACCTTTGTTTTCCGTCCTCTGGAGAACAAGAAAGTAAAGCAGAGAGTTTTAGAAAAGACGAAGGCCAGGGCAACGAGAgctcaacaaaataataatatgatcggttaaaagagaaaaaaaacaaatgtacGGCACTTGTTTTATTATCTCGTATTTCTGCCAGTACTTTGCGACATAAATCACTAAACTTGAGGTGAGGAAATAAATTTGAATCTTTTACTCAGAAACCGTTCGTTTTCAACTGTTGAGTTTAAGGATACTTCGCCTCATGACATGAAAGacacggaataatcgcgaaacaCTTACGAAAGTGCAAAGTTTATATTTTAAGGTGACGTTTTTAGTGTTTTCGGTTCGTCGCTGTCGTAAATGTTAAAGTCCCTAATGAAGTAAAATAGGAATTAATGTAACCACACTCAATCGATGAAGTtctgacgacaacgtgaacacACCGCAAGCAATCCTTCATTCTCCATATTTACTTCAATAAGGAATTCTTCCAATTCAATACATTTGTAGCATTTTCAGCATTTTTGCTATTGTGATACGCGAACAGTATGGGATATAGACCGGCGGAAAACAGGTTTACGATAGCGTCAAAAGAAGTTGATTGATTTTTCAAGTTACGCCGTTCGTTGGTGTCGCTGTCTTCCTCTCAAAGGTGAAAACTGCATAGCAATACAAAACTCTATTACGTTTAATTCATTTACATTCATTTACAGTATGAAATAATTAACGGTTACAGAGACATATTTTGTGGGGTTCTTTTTATTCCCCTTCCATTTGTAGCAGTTTTGCATGCGCCAAAAGGTGGCCTTTGAGTGTAAGCTCACAGAGTCAGTGGTTCCTCTCGTGCTATGGTGTGTGATTTGGGTATCCCAAGAATACTTGAACACTGAAACAGGTGGAACTGGTAAATTTTGTAACAATATGAAAGGGCTTTATTGTAACACCAcgaaaaacagcaaaatatgCCGGGAGTTGACGACATAATGGGAATGCATGAGGAAGAATCATGATGAGTAAAGATAGGCTCGGTGGCGTAAGAGTTGTAATTGCaaagaaaattgacaataaagtcAACACAGTACTGATTACCAAGTTAAATACAGGAATATCAAATCAACAATTATCACTGTTGCATCAGCTTTTTTCGTCGAGTGAAATGAACGTAAAAGTTTATAACTGATGGGTTAACTGGCTATAAAAGTTTCACTGAGTGAACTTAAAAGCGAAAAGAGAAAACGGGTGATTAGGAGTAATATAAGTTTCTTCGACGTTGAGAGAGTATGAGCAAATGTCACGATAATGGACGACCAAGTCGACGGCTTTTTGAGTGAAAACGAACTACCCAACATTTCCATATTGACCATCGCCGTTAACAGAAATTCGGTacatgaaaacaatttcttttgtaGTGCGGCTCAGCGGCGTCAACGGTTGTCCTTAGACGAATGCGACGTGCCAAAAAAATGCCAGTAAGCGCAATTTAGCGGCGCTACAAAGATTCGATTGAAAAATGGGAGTGATCGTGAACGTTGTTGCTATAGTTGACAAATGAAACCTGGAAAATAtctggggcacccaacgagtgGTTTCTTAAATGTGTGTTCGGAACTTTTGAATATTCGAACGCAGACTTTCGAGGCTCACTAAGATTTTCGACATTTCCTGAACAGATTTCCTACAGATCATTAGGAAGAGGGGAAAACGGGTCTTCAGTCTCGAGTATGCATGATCCTCTGTTCTCATTGTAAAAAATTACGAAAAGTGTTGAAGGAATATATAGGGGCAGGATAGAGAGTGTTTACATACAAACGCCGTAGGAAGTTCGTTAGTTCgtattggaataaaaattctactggcgtgaactttcatttcacaTGTGAACACCACAAGAATTATAAAATGATTAGGAttgtacgcgcactctcattggtcaatagctgagtttagatgagagtatgtaaacacggctgtgataTCTCaccaattttgattggttatgtgttgtcagacgcgttttgattggttagtaggaaatatgagcgtgtgtcaagaaaatctgtttccatcaaaaagtgaaaaaaccagcattttccttcatttgttgaattatctttgagaaatattttataaaagcaatagaagacttttttcctgtgtttgcatagcttgatataaacactcgaggggttgggagaattcgagacagttatgcaaaccgtcgacttcgtctcgggtttgcataactgtctcgaattctcccaacccctcgagtgtttatatcaggctatgcaaacacgggACACGTTTTCtcttgcttaaggacgttcgcgccaattgctactgcgcatccttacagcgcacgcaaattcacatgccaagtcatgcatcgagcgctcgcgctaagtactaaaatgaacaatgatagggcagatggccattgctatagctttgcttggatttaacgatcttggatgttcggtgacacctacttttcttttcagaaacagattttatttacaattatctccacattgtccaaaaattaacaaaaaatcaatgtgggaagttaaaaaaaatccaagatttctgtcctcgggacatggaatcctgccattttgcggctgcaaggcgcattaaactatggtcgctaaatgcaaacttgttctttaaggaacctcaacagttaactaaattcacttgatgggcccacttaaacaaagtttggtcgagaacctttcacttcaaagatgtaattgcaatattttagggcttacagacactgtggccttattcgctaaagaagccggattttttcagatttagggtgtttttccgggcaagttctctccaaacgAAGtaggtgaccccccattttttttacatttctgacatcactaactcatcatctttcaatggtaaaatttgcagaaaaaaatcaatgttagaaaattttcgcgcgaacgtccttaagttgaGACCCATCCGCCTACCGTTGAACGACGCTCAAACTGGTCGTATTCCATTACACATTTGTTTCCGAACAAAGATCATGTTACGATACAAAGGAGattttaaaacttaattttgtttttggcgaTCAAGCATGAATGTGTCTCGGGTGCGAAAATTGCCGTTGAagcctcctgaatttttcaggtgtcatgataagacaattgcttaaattgcccagTTAAGTGCTAGAATCACTTCTCTCATgcaaatgaaagttagaaatttcgaggcaacGAAAGGCTATATACTATACGTAACTGAAGAGAAGCACAcatcgtgcatttttacctttcgacacattCATCCAAAAAATCGTTTTTTTcaccctgagcgggactcgaacccaccgtctccctgattactagtcggggaTGCTAAGcaactacaccatcaaggccaccACGATAgtaacgcagcagattaatgaggtgACTTAGCAGAGTGGGGATCCCTAGGCCCAActttttcttcacttgagtgtgtatcCTTGCCTCTATAACCCCAAACGGGACTTAGAACAAAcgaaagttagaaatttcgaggcaatgaAAGGCTATAATTTTTATAGCGACTTCAAATGACCTCTTTTCTTTAGGAGACCCTTAATATAGGGCTAACCTCTGGGTTTCCTTTTTCTCAATAACAATGTACTTGTatgttattttgaaataaagtatTGTGTAAAGTATTGTATATACTATACGTAACTGAAGCCTGAGAAGCACACACTCAATTCCGTcaatttcgtctataacccgcaacCCGCACTTCAATTATATACATTACTTCGTAAGTCTTTTCTCGGGAACACGTGAGCCCAACAAAAGAGGCCATTTTCCAAACATCAAATAGtcagcttgatagtgaagcagtgaggacaaaaacagtaaaaacagGGTTGGaaggaatgtgaaaaatatttgcatatcatccatttTCCTTTGTCTTGGGCCGTGTTTTGACGGCAGCCGTCGTCTCACTtgacattcctgaaagtggtttgtttgcagacttccaaattataatgaaaataataaaaatagcacgcctgttgtattttcGATTTGAAATTGCCAACTCacttaagctacctggtttggtggcttaaatttaatgagaatcctattgaaatttgccgagtCGATTAATTTTAAGCGAGTTGTTGAGttgttttcacggaattttcggttgtcagtcgctaagcgacctgaaaaaccgctcgtggAAACACGGCTTTTGTCTCTTTCCTTTTAATATATGAAAACAGGCCTATTAACTGCTTCCAACTATGACttccaacatgatctcttctctaaattaacgattatcgttaattcgtagtaacctttgaatttactattatcgtttaTTTGTGGTTGCAGAGAagataaggaaataaaaaaaatcatatccgtggcCGGATTGGATTCGAACCCGGAGCTTCTACTTTACAGGAACCGCTactttccgcttcaccactgaagatcaggACACCACATTCTTAAAAGACAAATATTTGTGTGAATTTAGGAGCATTTTGGCGCAAAAAAATTTTTGGGTTTGGTTCAAATTTCgatatttgaaaaatttgcgTAAAACCTCCGCCATGTTGGCCCATATACTGCTCTGTTGGCCGCACTACCGAGACAAGAGAGATATGGGTCTAGCTGCTATTGTCACGTAAAATAGAGAGTTTTCTAAACATTTGACTTGTGGATTTTTTGAATGCAGTTTACATGCGTAGCAGCCGGATGCAGCAATACCAGAAGTTTAAAATAATAGTGATACCGTATATATTTCGACGAATATCGCAATGAAGTTACAAAACGTCGAAGAAGATGGGTTCAGCTTGTGCTCGAAGAATTTCAAAACAGAGGACTTTTCTCGACGTTTGGACCGCTTTTGACCAAACGTGACAAAACAAATATGAAAGgcgtttaattaattaaacaactATTTCTATAAATACGATTCTCATGGCAGAAGTTTCAAGTTATAAGAGAAATGGAAGTGgaagcaataaaaagaaaagaagcaaaaatAAAATCGGTTTTTTAAATCAAATACACCAGCAGTACACAACATGTACTCTATTTGTAACCATGTCTTAACCAAACAAAAAATTTCACCGCTCACCTTGCTTCGTCTCCTGTTTGTTGATACATTTGCTTGCCTTTTGCTTTGCCTCATTGTCCGACGGCTAACCTAAGGCTCCATTTCTGAAGGCaaacgggttcaaatcctgggaTGTTGAATCACACAGGACAATTTAACGCCGGGGCCAACATTTTGAAAGACAAGGTCACTTTCACAAGGTTCTAAACAGCCTTCCAACTCCCTGGATTCATAGTACTCGCcgatgttttgaagaaaatcgaCACTGTGACAATTACAGAAGTCAACGAATGAATAAAAGGAACAAATCATGATGAACTGTCGATGCAAGCAGTAACagccaaacaagaaacaaacaatcaacgaaagcaGTCTCGGTAGGTGCGCACAGAGATCACCATGCAGAATACGCAAGTATTCCTACTGTATTTAAGCCACTTCAacgtttccctcaaatttatcGGCCTTCAGTTGTCGTTCTAGTGCTTTGTCAGCTTCTATTTTCTTTTCGTAATTGGCAGTCCATTCCTTGTCAGCCTTTGGGTCGTCAGCAAAGGCGATGATATCTTCATCACTCGAGGTTATATGATCTCGATGGAGATAATTACGGTGGCCCAGAAGGGACAACGCTTCTACTTGTAGTGTCGTTCTGTAAAAATGTAACtgttatttttagaattaaacaTCTTTCCTTAGAATTCTGCCATCGTTCCTTGTAAATCTGCGATCGTTCCTTAGAAATATAGCTGTTCGATGGAAACAGTCGTGAGATTCTTCCGTAGAAATCTAGCGCTTCCGTAGTATAAGCCGTCGCTGTTCCGTAGAAATGCAGCTCTTCCGTAGAACTTCAGCGCTTCCGTAGAAAGTTCACATTAGGCTGGGTGGGCACTGGGCATTAGCGCCTGGCTGTAATTCGTTGCTCGCCATTTTGCATGCTTTACGATGTGGTTTACTGTGAAGTTTGTGAAGTGAAAGTGCAAGAGGGTGGAAATTACTGCTATAACTGTGGGACCGGAGTGGAATCATTTCAGAATGGTAAATCTAAATATAAATTTACCTCTTTGGATCATAACTGTGAACGAAATTTCAATATTGCAATTTTTAACAGTAGCTTTGTGATATTTTTAGACCCCGAAAGGGAGATTATTGAACGATATTTCCATCTCGGGTACAAGTATGATGTGATCATCAATCTTTTGACAAGTAAGCATGATATATGCATGAACGTACGaacacttaaaggggctaggtcacgcaattttaggcaatttcagcactgatcgaatggtcatagaattaactaaaatatcaaaataactgttcaaaactatagaagaactctaacaaaacgcagggaagccaagaagggacatggatggacaaaactggagaggattgaaatggattgaatttgggtaaatttgaaaaacgtcggcccaccttttttcaaatttgtatcagtctatatcaaaatgtcatttacaaagcggtcagtacaaaacgcagactgcagactgcagaccgggtacaaaatgcagactaggtacaaaatgcagactgcagactgcagaccgggtacaaaatgcagaccaagtctaaataaataaataggtgatggaatgtcatcttataacttacctgctgtcacgcaatcgtcatttttcacgaatattagcatttattgggtttccttgcccgtttcttaatatattatgtcttaaacagagtggccaggctacagtggttcttaaataaaattttgagctgcttactgatctcctagcagactagctgatctccggaaagggCACCATGCTGCCGAGACGACCCACGTGAAAAGATTGTCATGTGTTATGTTATGTGACCTGTCCTCGATTTCATGTCTTCGGCACTTAAAGTGAGGTCGACctgataacaaaaataaaagaatttgtCGAAATACAATTTCATGCAAAGCTACAAAGGTAAATCAGCAttgaaaaatgcgagaaaacaTACAAACAGCACATTCACATACACCCAGAAATAGCAATTGAATTCACACATGCAAGGTCAAGGTTTAAGGGATCATCAGACTACTTTCCTCTGCACAGACATCAGTTTAAAAGAGGTTATTTATCCGTTGCTTACCTGATCTACAAGCAGACTTCTCCGAAAGGCTGCCATGCTGTCGTAAGCCAAGACAGTGGTGAACTTTGTGCTAAGATGGTCATGTGATGTGTCACTTGTCCGCGCTATCACAATGCGTGTTATCGATATGACAGATTGCGCAAAAAggctcgaaaaatgaaaaaaatgacgattgcgtgacagcaggtaagttataagatgacattccatcacgtatttatttatttagacttggtctgcattttgtacccagTCTGcattctgcagtctgcattttgtacccggtctgcagtctgcgttttgtactgaccgatttacaaagctggaaaatcattctcagttgttatgtggctgtgattttgcaaatgaaagactcttgctctgccaatttgacgtttagagctcataattaacaaaattaaacaaaattacctaaaatagcgtgacctagcccctttaaaaggAGGCTTGtgaaatacaaattatcaagaAATGAGACTTGGAGAAGTGAGGAAGAAGTAAAGAACATAATCAAGGAGGAAATGCAAGGGTCTGGTTGCCTGTCAGGTTACAGGAAAATGTGGCATTTGCTTAAATTAAAGTACAATATTCACGTCCCACGTAACATGGTTGCACAAATCTTGCATGATATTGATCCTGAAGCAAGTagtttgagaaagaaaaagaagctcAAACGACGGCACTATCTATCCCATGGGCCAAATCAATGCTGGCACATCGATGGTAAGTTTAGTAATATTAGTAGGAAGTGATAAGAGCATGAATGAACTGCATAGAACAAAGTAGTGTTTGTCTCTACTCAGTACTTCCTATGCTCACCAAACACAAGCCGAGGAAATTGATGGCATTTTTTCTGTTGTATATTGCAATGATGTGTTTCTCAACCCTTCTTTCATAactttgatttgattactgTCACAAGAAAGTgtgatttttttactttttaactttttttttactgtcTCTATCATGTAGTGATACACTTTCAGGGTAGAGGGTCTGGGTTGCTTGTCTTTTGATCAGTTTTTTTTGCTAAGCTTTTTTAAACATGCATAGACAATATTGTGCCAGCCTGGATCCTCTCCCAAGAGAATCGCATTGTGTGACAGAATTAGGGCCAGAACTGAATCAGCATCTTCTTTGCTAGCATTCAGAGATCAATAATGCCATTTTTACAAAGGTCAGCTTAACGTACATTTCCATTCAACATATAGGGATTGGAGGAGCCTGATAGCTCTTTGGTATCTTTTCCTTTGATATGTAGTAGCTGTAAATTTTTTATAGTAAGGTCCTGTGTGAAGCGGATCCTTATCACCATGATCATTGCCGTAATTGTAATATATGTTGAGGGAAAACAgggatagtttttttttttttaatggtaaTGTGTGTAGTTATTTTGCTGTCTTGGAATAATCCAAGGTGTGAACACTTTTACAGGTTATGACAAGCTGAAACCATTTGGATTTCCAATTCATGCAGGTGTGGATGGGTACAGCAGAAAGGTTCTATGGGTTGAGTTAGAAAGGTCCAACAATCTCCCTGAAATTACTGCAAGGTATTACTTAGAATGTGTTAAGGAGCATGGTTTCTGCCCCTTACAAACCAGGACAGATTGTGGTACTGAAAATGGCATTATAGCTGCCATGCAGTGTTACTTTCGATCGGAAGACAATGCACCGCACTCTGGGGAGTCTGCCCATATCTATGGAACATCAACTAGCAATCAAAGAGTAGAGAACTGGTGGTCTCACTATTGGAAGTCCTCTTCAAGTTGGTGGATTCAGTTTTTTAAAGACCTGGTAGATAGTGGGCAGGTTGATATTGCAAATGGAACCCATAAAGAATGTCTGTGGTTTTGTTTTCGTGGTATTTTGCAGCAGGAACTAGATGAGATGAAACTGTACTGGAATACACATCACATTAGACCATCTAGGCATGACACAGTTGGAGGAGTTCCCGATGTGTTGTTTCAACTACCTGAAGAATCAGGTGCTTTCGACTGCTCTGCACCTGTTTCCAAAGACAAAATTTTAGAAATGGAAATTAAATGTGCctacgaagaagaagaaaatgtcTTTCAGGAATATTTTCCTTATGTGATCGAAGAAGAGGGGCTGCAGTATCCGTCAAACCATGAAGAAGcactttgtttattttctcaACTCATAAATATTgcacaataatattaaaactatttattatgatcaataaacttttcagaaaaatttacaatatatttttcttataTTACTGGCAGTATTCATGACGATTGTGATACCGAAATTTGAATATCCTctgtctttgtctttcattgtaACAATTAGCCATAACATTAACTACAGAACTGTTGCATTAAAAATGTTGCGCTTTGTTGTAACACAATGACCTAAAAGACGAACTTGCAAGTTATTTTCTCATCTAAAACTCCCTCTACCCTTGTTTTACAAAACAAAGTTGAAAGGAAGGCATGACTCTCACTAGATAGGCTGCACATAATTGTATACCTAGAACTAAACACAACGTAAGTCCagaataataacaatttat from Montipora capricornis isolate CH-2021 chromosome 12, ASM3666992v2, whole genome shotgun sequence encodes the following:
- the LOC138027723 gene encoding uncharacterized protein, with protein sequence MQGSGCLSGYRKMWHLLKLKYNIHVPRNMVAQILHDIDPEASSLRKKKKLKRRHYLSHGPNQCWHIDGYDKLKPFGFPIHAGVDGYSRKVLWVELERSNNLPEITARYYLECVKEHGFCPLQTRTDCGTENGIIAAMQCYFRSEDNAPHSGESAHIYGTSTSNQRVENWWSHYWKSSSSWWIQFFKDLVDSGQVDIANGTHKECLWFCFRGILQQELDEMKLYWNTHHIRPSRHDTVGGVPDVLFQLPEESGAFDCSAPVSKDKILEMEIKCAYEEEENVFQEYFPYVIEEEGLQYPSNHEEALCLFSQLINIAQ